Part of the Mycoplasma mycoides subsp. mycoides SC str. PG1 genome is shown below.
AAAGTTTCTAAAACCTTAGCATTAAACCCACCAATTATACAACTATCAATATTTAAACTAGCAGCAGCTATCGTAGCAATTCCAGCAGTTATATGAGCAGTTGTTTTACTTCAATTATCTAATTCATTCATTTGCGCTAATTGACTAGTTGCATTAATAACATTTTTTTTAAATTTATTTGCTATTTCAACTTGTGTTTCATTAAACATTTTATTAACAGTTTTATCAATAGTGTGATTTAAAATTTTATTAGTTTTATCAGAAACAAACAAAATAACTTTATCAGCATTAATAAAATTTAACTGATTATAAAATAAAGGACTAAGTTCAGTTTTAAAACCACAATTTCTATCAATGATTAATAATCTTAAATTCATCAAATTAAAAGCACTAGGAGACATTCTCATAGATGTTAAAATTATTTCTAAATCTTGATCACTAATTGATTTATTTAGATCAAAATCACGTGCACTTTTTCTGTTTAACATTAATTCTTTTATATATTCTTTTTGCATAATATCTTTCTATTAGAAATCAAAAGCAAGTTGTTCATCAACTGATAATGAATCTAAAATATTAAATTCTTCAAAAATTTTAATTTGAGTTTGTGTAGTTTGTGTTCTGTTTTTTAAATCATTAACTGAAGTAATTGGTTTTGTATTTCTTGCATTAATTATTGAAAGTGCCACGGCTTCACCTAGTGAATCAATTACATTAAATGGTGGAATAATTATTTTAGAGTTATCTTGTAAAATGTCTACTTTAAATTTAGTAGCTTCAGATTTTTCAAAATCAATATTACTAAATTTAATTCCTCTTGCAAACATTTCTAATAAAACTTCATAAACAACTTCTAAATCTTCTTCTTTTTTAGATAATTTTTCTCCATTTTTTACTCTTTGTTGCTGAGATTTTAATTTTAATAAAACTGCATCATAACCACCAAGCACTGTTTTTAAATCAAACACATCAGCTCTTGTTGTTAGATAGGTTGCATAATATTCAGTTGGATAATAGATTTTATATCAAGCAATTCTATAAGCCATTAACACATAAGCTGTAGCATGTGCTTTTGGAAACATATATTTAATTTTTAAACATGAATCAATGTATCAATCTGGAACATTATATTGTTTCATTACATCGATCCATTCTTTTTTTAATCCTTTACCTTTTCTAACTGATTCCATAATCATAAAAGCTAAAGAACTTTCTAATCCCATATTTATTAAATAAACCATAATATCATCTCTACATCCAATAACTGTAGAAATATCTGCTTTTTTATCTTTAATTAAATCTCTAGCATTACCTAGTCAAACATCAGTACCATGTGAAAGACCAGAAATTTGTACTAGATCTGCAAAAGTTTTTGGTTGAGTTTCTTTTAACATATTTCTAACAAAACCAGTTCCAAATTCAGGTATTCCAATAGCTCCAGTGATTTCATCATTAATTTTATCTGAAGTTAAATTTAAAGCTTGTAAAGATGAAAATAATGAATAAACATTTTTATCATCAGTTGGAATAGTAATTGGATCAATATTTGTTAAATCTCTTAACATTTTTAAAGCAGTTGGATCATCATGACCTAAAATATCCATTTTTAATAAATTATCGTGAATTGAGTGAAAATCAAAATGTGTTGTTTTTCAAGTTGAATTCAAATCATCAGCTGGATAATTTACTGGAGTAAAATCTTCAATTTCATACTCATTTGGTAGAATAATAATTCCACCTGGATGTTGACCAGTTGTTCTTTTTACTCCTTGAGCTAGTTTTGCTAATCTATTAATTTCAGTTTTTCTTGGTAAACTTGCATCTCTTTTAGTTTCTTCAAAATAAGTTTTTACATAACCAAAAGCTGTTTTTTCAGCAACTGTTGAGATTGTTCCAGCTCTAAAAACATTATTTTCACCAAACATTTTTTTAGTAAAATTATGAGCTTGGTTTTGATATTCACCAGAAAAGTTTAAATCAATATCTGGAACTTTATCTCCATTAAAACCTAAAAAAGTTTCAAATGGAATATCATGACCATCTCCAATTAATTTTTGATTACAATTAGGACAATTTTTTTCTGGTAAATCATATCCACACTTATAAGCTGGATCTGTATTAAAATCTGAATATTTACAATTTAAACATCTATAGTGAGCTTTTAAAGGATTAACTTCTGTAATTTGAGCCATTGTTGCTACAAATGATGAACCAACAGATCCACGCGATCCTACTAAATAACCATCATCTAGTGATTGTTTTACTAATAAATGAGAAATTCAATAAACAATCGCAAATCCATGTTTTGTAATTGAACCTAGTTCTTTTTCTAATCTTTTTTCAACAATTTCTGGAAGCATTTCTCCATACATTTGTTTTGCTGTTTGATAACACTTATCTTTTAATTTTTCATTAACATTAGCAATTTTTGGAGTAAATAAACCATCTTTAATTGGAATAACATTACTATCTATCATATCTGCTATTTTATTTGAATTAGTAATTACAATTTCATTAATTAAATCATCATCATTAAGTCATTCAAACTCTTTTAGCATTTCTTTTGTAGTTCTTAAATGTTGATCAGGATAATCTTTAACTCTGTTATTAAAATCAAATAATGGATGTCTAATTCCACCAAGTCCTTTAGCATTAATATAAACTTCTCTAATTTGTTTTAGTTCAGGATTTGTATAATGACAATCACTACTTGCAACAACTAGTTTATTTTCTTGTTTTGCTATATTAATAATATTTGTAATTATTTCTTTTAATTGATCTAAATCTAGTGAGTCATTTTGTAATAAGTTTTTATAAACACTAATTGGTTGAACTTCTATATAATCATAAAAACTAATTGCTTGTTTTAAATTTTCTAATGTACTAGTTCTAGCGAGTTCAAAAATTTCACTATTAACACAACTTGCTCCAAACAATAAATTATTATTTTGTTTAATTTGAATTAAATCATCTTTAAAGATTTTTGGAGATGAATAAAAATTAGTAGTATGTGATTTTGTAACTAGTTTATATAACTCTTTTAATCCTGCTTGGTTTTTAACTAAAATGTTAGTATGAAAACCTTTGTTTTTATAATAATTTAAATTATCAGCATAATTAATTGGATCTATTTTATTTCAATCACTATCTGTTATAATTTTGATTTTTTTTCTAGTTTCATCTAGCATTCTTTCATAAATATCAGCTAAGATATCAGCATCATAATCTCCACGGTGAGCAATACTTGGATCATATGAGATATTTACTCTTTTTGCTAATGATCCTAATCTGTGTGATTTTAAATCAGGATAAATAATTCTTGAAATTGTTAAAGTATCAATAATAGTATTTTCTAATTTACTATAACCTAGTTTTTCAGATCAATAAGATAAAAATGTAAAGTCAAAATTAGCATTATGAGCAACTAAAATAGCATCTTTTATAATTTCATTTATTTGTTTAAAAGCTTGTTCAATACTTGGTTTATCTTCTAACATTTTTTCAGTAATGTTAGTTAGTTTTTGAGTAAATGCTTTTAATTTTGTTTTTGGTTTAATTAAAATATCTATTTTTTTTCTTTCACCAGTTTTTAAATTATATTCAATAGCACCAAATTCAATGATTTCATCTAATTCAGGACTTAACCCAGTAGTTTCTAAGTCAAAAAAGACCATTCTAGCATCTTTTAGTTTTTGGTTTTTTGGATTTTTAACATATCATAAATCATTATTTAACATGTTCATTTCTAATCCATAAATAGCTTTAATTTTATCTTGATCACTACGTTTTTTATTAACACTATTTAAAGCTTTATAAATATCTGGAAAAGCTTGAACATTTGTATGATCTGTAAATGCAATTGCTTTATGATTTCAACTACTAATAAGTTCTAAATAATCAATTGGATCACTAACTCCATCCATTACACTCATTTTAGTATGCGCATGTAATTCAACACGTTTGATTTTTGCATCATCAATTCTCAAACCAACTTGTTTTTTGATTTTTTTAAAATCATCTATATAAAAGATTTGCTCTTGGTCATATACAGATAAACTAGTTTTTCCTTTAACACTAATTCAATCATTGATTTGAATTTTATTTTCTTTAATTTGTTCAATTTCTTTTGATTTTAATTCATCTTCAGTTAAATCATCAAATTCACATAATGCATCACTTTTTGCAAAATACATACATCTAATTGAAGATTGAAAATCAGTTATATCTATATAAAAAATTTTTCTTCCAGTTTTTGATAATTTAAACTCTTTATTAATAACCATTCCTTGAATAACAATATTTTGAGCATCGTCTTCAACATCTAATAAAGAATTATAACTAGGTTTATCTAAACTAGGTCTTTTGTTTTTATAACTATTATTTACACTAGGTTTTTTTTCAATTGGTTTAATTATTTGTTGTTCATATTCAGGTTTATCATAAGTTTTATTAATTTGTTGTTTTGTATCTAAAGTATCTAAACTAATTTCATTAACATTAATTAAATAACTTAAATCTTTAAATCCAAACTGATTTAATTTAGCTAAACAATAATCAAGTTCTAAACTAATTTCATTTTTAATAGTTTGACTATTTACTAAAAATACTAATTGATTATTAATTAATTCAAAATTATAAATATCTAATAATTTTCAAGAAGCACGGTTATTAAATAAAGACTTATGCATTTTAATAAATTCTAAATACTGAATTAATAAGTCTTTATTAAATTGTTGGTTTTTAACATCAATAATTAATTTGAAATTAAAATATTGATTATTTTTTAGTTTGTCTTCAATTTTTTTTAAAACATCAATTGGTAAAAAATCTTTAATTTCAACATGTAAATAACCTTTGTTTTTAATTTGAGAAATTCTAGGAGTTTCAACTAAAATAGCATCTTTAAAATAAATATAATCAGTTTGATCTAATTCAATACCGATTTTTTTAAAAATACCAAGTATTTTTGTTTGCATAAAACCTCCTATATTCTATTAAATGTTAGACTAATATGTAAAATTATATAAATGATAAAAAAGACAAAATAAAATGAATCTAATCTATCTAAAATTCCACCATGACCTGGGATTAAATTAGAAAAATCTTTAATATCGATACTTCTTTTAATATAACTAAAAATTAAATCTCCAAATTGAGTAAATAAAGAAACTAAAACAGTTAAAAATATATAAGTTATTAACATTAAATTATCATCTTTTAACAATAAATCATACATTCCTATAAATGGGGCAAAACTTTTTGTTCATGGAATAAAAAAGATAGTTAAAACTCAAATTAAATTAATAATTACACTAGAAAAAAATCCACCAATTGCTCCTTCTCAAGTTTTTTTAGGACTAATAGTTGGAGCTAATTTGTGTTTACCAAATCTAATTCCAAATAAATAAGCAAAACTATCAGTTAGAATAATAGTTGCTCATATTCAAATAATAGAACTAAATCCATACAAAATTTTGTTATGTGCTTTTAAAAAACCTAAAAAATTAATTGCTTTAAAAGCAAGAACCATAATTAATAAAACAAAGACAATTTTAGTTGCTTGATAAATGTTTTTATTACAAAATTTCATTAAAAAAAAGGTAATTAAAAATAAGTATAAACCAATTGCAATTACTATTAAATATCAATATTCTTTTAAGTTTAAATCATTATAAACTGGGATTTTTGTTTCAATATTACTAAATGGAATTCAAAATAAAATGACTGTTAAAATTTCAATAAATAGTTTTTGATCTAAATTTTTAATTTCAAATGAAATTAATAACTCTCTAATTGATAAAAATAATACACAACTACTTCAAACTAATGAAATTACATTATAAGTAATTATAAGTTTAGAAGAACTATCATTAGTAAAGTAATACAATATTGGAAATGCTAAATAAACACCCAATAACAATACTAAAATTGTTGCTGAAATTAGTCTTGTTTTTAAATTTTTTTTAATTTGTTTGATTTTATTTTCATCTTTAGTAATAATTGTATTCATATTAGTTCTATCTTTCTAACTAGATTATATTTTATCATCTTACTAATAGTTTTTAGTTTAGCTTAAAATCAAAAAAATAAAAAATGAGTCTTTGTTAAATTATTTATCTATTTTATTAATTTTTTAGATTTTAATTAATTAATAATTTATTAAAAAACATTAAAAAAATGACCAATTTTGGTCATTTGTTAATTATTTATTATTTTTGTAACTTTAATAGAATTCTTGGTGAAGAAGTTAATAATTTACATCCAGTTTTAGTTACTAAAACATCATCTTCAATTCTTACACCACCTAAATCTGGAATATAAATTCCTGGTTCAATAGTAATAGTCATATTTTCTTTTAAAACTTCACTACCAGTTGATCCAACACTTGGTTCTTCATGAATTTCAACACCAATTCCGTGACCTAATCCATGATCAAAATATTTTCCATATCCTTTTTTATCTATAAAATCATAAACTTGTTTATGAATATCTCCAGCAATTACACCTTCTTTAACTAAACTAATTCCTAGACTTTGAGCTTCATAAACAATATTATAAATTTCAACTAGTTTTGGATCAACATCACCTAAAGCAATTGTTCTTGTTTGATCTGAACAATATCCATTATAAAAACAACCCATATCAATAGTGATTAATTCATTATTATTAATTACTTTATCACTTGGAACTGCATGAGGCATACTTCCATTAACTCCAGAAGCAATTATTGTATCAAAACTGATTTTATCAGCACCAAATTCTAAAAATTTATCATCAATAAATCTTTGTAATTGCTTTTCAGTAATTCCTGGTTTTATAAAATCAAGAGCTGCTTGAAATACTTGATCTGTAATATCACAAGCTTTTTTTATGTTTGCAATTTCTCAGTCATCTTTTATCATTCTTATTTTAGAACAATTAATTCCTATTAAATTAAAATCTTTAAATCAGTGATCTTTATAAGCTTGGTATTGTTCAAAATAAGTTCAATCAGACTCAAATGCTAAAGTTTTTACATTATTTTGATTTAATATATCTATTAAGTCTTGTTTTAAGCTTTTTGAAAAATGATGCAATTGAATATCTTTATTAATATTTTTATTGTTTCTAGCAGCTGTTATATATCTTCCATCTAAAAATAAGTGACTTTGAGTTTTTGTAATAATTAAATATCCAAGTGAAGAGTGAAATTTAGAAAATCAGTATCTATTTTCAGGTGAATATAACAAAATTGCATCAGCATTATTTTTTTCTAATAATTCATTAATTATTTCATGTTTAGTCATAATAGGCCTCATTTCATATTTTTAATATTATACTAATTTGAAGTTATCATTTTTAGTTTTTAATAAAAACAAATAAAGATAAGTATTTTTATTTAGTAAAAATTTTTTATAGAATTATATTAATTTATATCTTAGGAGAAAATTATGCAAAAACAAATAATGGTTTCAGGAATTACTCCAAGTGGAGCTATGACTTTGGGTAATTATTTAGGAGTAGTTAAAAGATTTATACAATATCAAAACGAATATGATTTATTCATTTTTATTGCTAATTTACACGCAATTACAGTACCTCAAGAAAAAGAAAAATTGAAAAAAAATACTAAAGAAATTGCTGCTTTGTATTTTGCTTGTGGACTAGATATTAATAAAACTACTATTTTTTTACAATCTGATGTTTTAGAACATGCTCAATTAGGTTGAATTTTAACAACTAACACTAGTATGGGTGAATTATCTAGAATGACTCAATTTAAAGATAAATCTTTAAAAGCTGAATCAATTAATGGAAAAGGATATATTCCAACAGGTTTATTTACTTATCCAGCTTTAATGGCAGCAGACATTTTATTATATGATCCAAAATATGTACCAGTTGGAATTGATCAAAAACAACACATTGAAATCACTAGAGATATTGCTATTAGAATGAATAATAAATATGGAGAAATGTTTAAAATTCCTGAACCTTTAATTAATAGTGAAATCAAAATTATGGACCTTCAAGATCCAACTAAAAAAATGTCTAAATCTAGTACTAATCCAAAAGCAATAATTACAATGTTAGATTCAATTGATGAAATTAAATCAAAAATTAAAGCAGCAGTTACTGATTCAGAAAATTTAATTAAATATGATCCAATCAATAAACCTGGGATTTCTAATTTAATTACTATTTATTGTCAGTTAAAAAATATTTCAATTAAACAAGCTGAAAAACATTGAGAAAACAAAAACTATAAGGATTTAAAAGATGATGTAACTCAAGTTCTAATTGATGAAATCATTCCAATTCAAACAAAATTTAAAGAATTATATAATTCAAAACAAGTTGAACAATGATTAGAACTTGGTGCTAATAAAGCTAGACATATTGCTAATAAAAAACTTAATAAAGTACAAAATTTAATGGGATTAAACTATAATAGAAAATAAAAAAGAGCTTAAAAAAATTAAGCCCTTTTTAGCGAAGAAATACAAAAAAGATGAATATGACTATAAGTAAAGCTAAAAATGTCAAAATAATAACTGATCATTTATAACTTGATTTATTAGATTCACTTGGTTTATTTGTATTATTAGAAATTCTAATTCTAGATTGTTTTTGTTGTTGCATTTTTCTTTTTCTTTGTTCAACATAATAATCTAAATCATCAAGTTTTTCAAGTTTAAAAGTTTTTGGGCGATTAATACTATCATCAACTTTACTTGGTAGAACTCTAGCTTTTAAATAAAGATCAATTTCATCATATAAAACACTTAATTGGTATAAGTTATTATGTTCATCTTCTAATAAAGAACGTGCATATCATTTATTTCCTGTTAAGATTTTATGATTATTAATATAAGCTAAACAATTAAAATAATCTAACTTTTTATCTTTAATTGATTGATAAAACAATTTATTTCTATCATCATCAAATTGATGATAAGAATAGTAATCATTAATTTTTCTAATAATTAATCTAATTCCATTTTTACTTAAATTATTTTTATTCTTTTCATAAATTTTAATATGTAAAAGTAAATGTTCAATTAAATTACAATAAACTAAACGATCAGCTCTTTGATATTCTATATATTTTGTTCTATTTTCTTTTGATGATAAATTAGGGATTTTATCTTCATCTATATGATGAATTTCTAAACCATATAAAGACTTTTTAATATCTAAATTTTCTTCTATAGTTTTAACAAATCTACTATAAGAATATTTAATATAATCACCTTGAACTTGACCATATTTATTTAATAAAAACAACACACATGAATCATAATCATATGTTAATAAAATCTCAATATCACTAAAATAATTGCTTTTCTTATTTTCCATATTTAGATTATATAAAACTTTTTTCAAATCTAGTATTTTAGATCTTATTAAAAATTCTTATTTTCTATTATTTAAAATAATATTATAGAACTAGTTTTATATAAGGATTAGTATGAAAGAAATTAGATCATTTGATTTATTAGAGTTTGTTAATCGTTTTAGTTTATTCAAACTTTTAAGATATGAATTTGAAAATCAAAAAACTTTAACTGATAAAGAAAAAGAATTTTTAGATATTGCAAAACAGTACACATTAACTTATCCACTTAAAGTTTCAATAGATGATATGTTAAAACAAATAGAATCAAATAAAATAGAAAATGATGATGTAAAATGAGAAGCTCAAATATCTGTTATTAAACATTGAATTGCATCAGAATTAATAGATATTTTTTTAAAAGATTCTAAGACTAAAAAAACTATTGTTGATAATAAAAATTTAACTGAACAATGAATGTTTGATTATCTTAAAAAAGTTTATGAACAACTTTTTATAAACAAGCTAAAAGAATTTAAAACTGAATGTGAAAAATATCAGGATGTTTTATTTGTTGATCTTTTTATAACTAAATTAGAAGAATGAATTAATGATAAAAATGACATTAAAACATTTGAATGATATTTAAATAAAAATTGAGATGGTTTTAATTATTTTTATAGTTATTTATATAAAAAAGAGTTCAAAGACTCAACTATTATGAACAAAAAAGATGATTTTATAAATATATTGTTTTGCGTTTTTTAATAATTCTAAAATTCGTATTAATTTATATGAAGATCTTGAACTAGCTCTTTCACTAATATTTGGAAATAAAGA
Proteins encoded:
- a CDS encoding nitroreductase family protein; its protein translation is MQKEYIKELMLNRKSARDFDLNKSISDQDLEIILTSMRMSPSAFNLMNLRLLIIDRNCGFKTELSPLFYNQLNFINADKVILFVSDKTNKILNHTIDKTVNKMFNETQVEIANKFKKNVINATSQLAQMNELDNWSKTTAHITAGIATIAAASLNIDSCIIGGFNAKVLETFFIQKNYLSEDEQIVLTMSFGYMSKSIKPKSKIRIDENEYITFVK
- a CDS encoding PolC-type DNA polymerase III, with product MQTKILGIFKKIGIELDQTDYIYFKDAILVETPRISQIKNKGYLHVEIKDFLPIDVLKKIEDKLKNNQYFNFKLIIDVKNQQFNKDLLIQYLEFIKMHKSLFNNRASWKLLDIYNFELINNQLVFLVNSQTIKNEISLELDYCLAKLNQFGFKDLSYLINVNEISLDTLDTKQQINKTYDKPEYEQQIIKPIEKKPSVNNSYKNKRPSLDKPSYNSLLDVEDDAQNIVIQGMVINKEFKLSKTGRKIFYIDITDFQSSIRCMYFAKSDALCEFDDLTEDELKSKEIEQIKENKIQINDWISVKGKTSLSVYDQEQIFYIDDFKKIKKQVGLRIDDAKIKRVELHAHTKMSVMDGVSDPIDYLELISSWNHKAIAFTDHTNVQAFPDIYKALNSVNKKRSDQDKIKAIYGLEMNMLNNDLWYVKNPKNQKLKDARMVFFDLETTGLSPELDEIIEFGAIEYNLKTGERKKIDILIKPKTKLKAFTQKLTNITEKMLEDKPSIEQAFKQINEIIKDAILVAHNANFDFTFLSYWSEKLGYSKLENTIIDTLTISRIIYPDLKSHRLGSLAKRVNISYDPSIAHRGDYDADILADIYERMLDETRKKIKIITDSDWNKIDPINYADNLNYYKNKGFHTNILVKNQAGLKELYKLVTKSHTTNFYSSPKIFKDDLIQIKQNNNLLFGASCVNSEIFELARTSTLENLKQAISFYDYIEVQPISVYKNLLQNDSLDLDQLKEIITNIINIAKQENKLVVASSDCHYTNPELKQIREVYINAKGLGGIRHPLFDFNNRVKDYPDQHLRTTKEMLKEFEWLNDDDLINEIVITNSNKIADMIDSNVIPIKDGLFTPKIANVNEKLKDKCYQTAKQMYGEMLPEIVEKRLEKELGSITKHGFAIVYWISHLLVKQSLDDGYLVGSRGSVGSSFVATMAQITEVNPLKAHYRCLNCKYSDFNTDPAYKCGYDLPEKNCPNCNQKLIGDGHDIPFETFLGFNGDKVPDIDLNFSGEYQNQAHNFTKKMFGENNVFRAGTISTVAEKTAFGYVKTYFEETKRDASLPRKTEINRLAKLAQGVKRTTGQHPGGIIILPNEYEIEDFTPVNYPADDLNSTWKTTHFDFHSIHDNLLKMDILGHDDPTALKMLRDLTNIDPITIPTDDKNVYSLFSSLQALNLTSDKINDEITGAIGIPEFGTGFVRNMLKETQPKTFADLVQISGLSHGTDVWLGNARDLIKDKKADISTVIGCRDDIMVYLINMGLESSLAFMIMESVRKGKGLKKEWIDVMKQYNVPDWYIDSCLKIKYMFPKAHATAYVLMAYRIAWYKIYYPTEYYATYLTTRADVFDLKTVLGGYDAVLLKLKSQQQRVKNGEKLSKKEEDLEVVYEVLLEMFARGIKFSNIDFEKSEATKFKVDILQDNSKIIIPPFNVIDSLGEAVALSIINARNTKPITSVNDLKNRTQTTQTQIKIFEEFNILDSLSVDEQLAFDF
- a CDS encoding phosphatidate cytidylyltransferase, producing the protein MNTIITKDENKIKQIKKNLKTRLISATILVLLLGVYLAFPILYYFTNDSSSKLIITYNVISLVWSSCVLFLSIRELLISFEIKNLDQKLFIEILTVILFWIPFSNIETKIPVYNDLNLKEYWYLIVIAIGLYLFLITFFLMKFCNKNIYQATKIVFVLLIMVLAFKAINFLGFLKAHNKILYGFSSIIWIWATIILTDSFAYLFGIRFGKHKLAPTISPKKTWEGAIGGFFSSVIINLIWVLTIFFIPWTKSFAPFIGMYDLLLKDDNLMLITYIFLTVLVSLFTQFGDLIFSYIKRSIDIKDFSNLIPGHGGILDRLDSFYFVFFIIYIILHISLTFNRI
- a CDS encoding M24 family metallopeptidase, yielding MTKHEIINELLEKNNADAILLYSPENRYWFSKFHSSLGYLIITKTQSHLFLDGRYITAARNNKNINKDIQLHHFSKSLKQDLIDILNQNNVKTLAFESDWTYFEQYQAYKDHWFKDFNLIGINCSKIRMIKDDWEIANIKKACDITDQVFQAALDFIKPGITEKQLQRFIDDKFLEFGADKISFDTIIASGVNGSMPHAVPSDKVINNNELITIDMGCFYNGYCSDQTRTIALGDVDPKLVEIYNIVYEAQSLGISLVKEGVIAGDIHKQVYDFIDKKGYGKYFDHGLGHGIGVEIHEEPSVGSTGSEVLKENMTITIEPGIYIPDLGGVRIEDDVLVTKTGCKLLTSSPRILLKLQK
- the trpS gene encoding tryptophan--tRNA ligase, coding for MQKQIMVSGITPSGAMTLGNYLGVVKRFIQYQNEYDLFIFIANLHAITVPQEKEKLKKNTKEIAALYFACGLDINKTTIFLQSDVLEHAQLGWILTTNTSMGELSRMTQFKDKSLKAESINGKGYIPTGLFTYPALMAADILLYDPKYVPVGIDQKQHIEITRDIAIRMNNKYGEMFKIPEPLINSEIKIMDLQDPTKKMSKSSTNPKAIITMLDSIDEIKSKIKAAVTDSENLIKYDPINKPGISNLITIYCQLKNISIKQAEKHWENKNYKDLKDDVTQVLIDEIIPIQTKFKELYNSKQVEQWLELGANKARHIANKKLNKVQNLMGLNYNRK